One window of the Nitrospira sp. genome contains the following:
- a CDS encoding sensor histidine kinase, with amino-acid sequence MAVNANQRLLLVIIGLGIALFCLDLYLPLGIGNGVLYGGLVILSFLLPNRTGPVITASICSVLTMADVILSPTLDGVPLWMGVTNRLFSLTAIWLPVLFFLHQRRAEDTLQRAHDDLEIRVQQRTQELATVNNTLVEEIAERAETEQSLRNSEAVLQANQRELRQSREDLRALAGQLLTAQEEDRRRISRDLHDDINQRLAMLSMDLRQAEKDESSDAHSLRSTIRLVSDRLTIVSDDVRQMAYRFHPSILDDLGLVKAIRRQIDDFSTRTGIKISYVHRDPTTGLPAEMAICLYRIVQESLSNIVRHAHASQVEVELICEDDLVSLSVHDNGKGFDQAQLSQTRAHLGLLSMKERVRLAKGRFGIDSTPSQGTHIHVEIPLTTGAPRA; translated from the coding sequence ATGGCAGTCAATGCCAATCAACGACTCCTCTTGGTGATCATCGGTCTGGGGATCGCCCTGTTCTGTCTCGACCTCTACCTCCCGCTGGGAATAGGAAACGGCGTTCTCTACGGGGGACTCGTCATTCTGTCGTTCCTGCTACCGAACCGTACAGGGCCGGTGATCACCGCCTCCATATGTTCCGTGCTGACCATGGCCGACGTGATTCTGAGCCCCACGCTCGACGGAGTTCCCCTTTGGATGGGCGTCACGAACCGGCTCTTTAGTTTGACGGCCATCTGGCTACCGGTATTGTTCTTCCTTCATCAGCGCCGGGCAGAGGACACGTTGCAACGTGCCCATGATGACCTCGAAATACGCGTTCAACAACGCACCCAGGAACTGGCAACCGTCAACAATACCCTGGTTGAGGAAATCGCCGAGCGAGCAGAGACGGAACAATCGCTTCGGAACAGTGAAGCCGTGTTGCAGGCGAATCAGCGGGAACTTCGACAGAGCCGGGAGGATCTGCGCGCGTTAGCCGGACAACTCCTCACGGCGCAGGAAGAGGATCGCAGACGGATTTCCCGGGACCTCCACGACGATATCAATCAACGGCTCGCCATGCTCTCAATGGATTTGCGGCAGGCTGAGAAAGACGAGTCCTCCGACGCACACTCGCTCCGCTCGACGATTCGGCTGGTCTCCGACCGGCTGACCATTGTCTCTGATGACGTACGCCAGATGGCCTACCGGTTTCACCCCTCCATCCTCGACGATCTCGGGCTCGTGAAAGCCATTCGACGCCAGATCGATGATTTCTCCACCCGCACAGGAATCAAGATATCCTATGTCCATCGGGATCCTACGACGGGGCTCCCCGCAGAAATGGCGATCTGCCTCTATCGGATCGTACAGGAAAGTCTGAGCAACATCGTCCGCCACGCCCACGCCTCCCAGGTTGAAGTCGAGTTGATCTGCGAAGACGATCTCGTGTCTCTCTCTGTCCATGACAACGGCAAGGGATTCGACCAGGCGCAACTCTCGCAGACCCGAGCACACCTGGGGCTTCTCAGCATGAAAGAACGGGTTCGCCTGGCGAAGGGTCGATTCGGAATCGATTCTACGCCCTCCCAGGGCACCCATATCCATGTTGAGATTCCCCTGACTACAGGAGCACCCCGTGCATAA
- a CDS encoding MCP four helix bundle domain-containing protein — protein MRTIVISLLILLTGLWGGYSLSRVDQELRVIYAEYTLATTDLGHINAKLIRYRTSILRAIEADSQKDFESITARLSERRAQIEQPIERFIKAANSATVKRSGMADELRELQAVKARLADYMATSEQTIGLIQQRWKTTSQEEAQRLRDAAEENAAERAGSKFIAVTLELDLLLEVVAKIAGEVRDEADRQLRTMSAIVVGISVLLAGLVLFAGNASRHQKG, from the coding sequence ATGAGAACTATCGTCATCAGTTTGCTCATCCTGTTGACCGGTCTCTGGGGCGGCTATTCTCTCAGCCGCGTGGATCAGGAACTCCGGGTCATCTATGCGGAGTACACCCTGGCCACGACCGATCTCGGCCACATCAATGCCAAACTGATTCGCTACCGCACGTCGATTCTGCGCGCGATCGAAGCCGATTCGCAAAAGGACTTTGAGAGTATTACTGCTCGTTTATCGGAACGACGTGCCCAGATCGAGCAACCCATCGAACGATTCATCAAAGCCGCCAATAGCGCGACCGTCAAGAGAAGCGGAATGGCCGATGAGCTGCGGGAACTCCAGGCGGTCAAAGCACGCCTCGCGGACTATATGGCTACCTCCGAGCAAACCATCGGTCTGATCCAACAGCGCTGGAAAACCACTTCACAGGAAGAAGCGCAACGCCTGCGCGATGCCGCGGAGGAAAACGCAGCGGAGCGGGCGGGGTCCAAATTTATCGCGGTGACGCTAGAGCTGGATCTGTTATTGGAAGTCGTTGCGAAGATCGCGGGTGAAGTCCGAGACGAGGCAGATCGTCAGCTACGCACGATGAGCGCGATTGTCGTCGGAATCAGCGTGCTGCTCGCTGGGCTTGTTCTCTTTGCAGGGAATGCCTCCCGCCATCAAAAAGGCTGA
- a CDS encoding OmpA family protein, with the protein MTTKGQTPSETVRPDRIASIEPPAENGVSRTQETQTNQIPAQAPGRTVPSNSAASLHENGSVMTPDSTGIGDIYFDFDQYTIRTDAQPVLERNGHWIQNASGKSLLIEGHCDERGTLAYNLVLGEKRAKSAKRYLENLGIPASRLHTTSYGEVKPACNEHNEGCWKYNRRAHFVVQ; encoded by the coding sequence ATGACGACAAAAGGCCAAACTCCATCCGAGACTGTCCGACCGGATCGGATCGCCTCGATAGAGCCTCCTGCGGAGAACGGAGTATCCCGCACCCAAGAAACGCAAACCAACCAGATTCCCGCCCAGGCACCAGGAAGGACCGTCCCGTCAAACAGCGCAGCTTCGTTGCATGAGAACGGTTCCGTCATGACTCCGGACTCCACTGGAATCGGAGATATCTATTTCGATTTCGATCAGTACACCATTCGCACCGATGCGCAGCCCGTGCTCGAACGCAACGGCCATTGGATTCAGAACGCTTCCGGCAAGTCGCTATTGATCGAGGGGCATTGCGACGAGCGCGGGACTCTGGCCTACAATCTCGTGTTGGGAGAAAAGCGCGCCAAATCCGCCAAGCGATACTTGGAGAATCTCGGGATCCCGGCTTCCCGTCTTCACACCACCAGTTATGGTGAAGTTAAACCTGCTTGCAACGAACACAACGAAGGCTGCTGGAAATACAATAGGCGCGCGCATTTTGTCGTGCAATAA
- a CDS encoding pitrilysin family protein, giving the protein MYRKLILENGVRLVSERIPTLKSVTVGIWVNAGSRDEQPAQAGYSHFIEHMFFKGTTSRSATDISREIDALGGEMNAFTTRETTTFYVKVLDQHLPKALDLLSDLLHRSKFAPKDIEKEKQVVLEEIRMVQDDPEDLVQELHTGQVMGRHPLGRPILGRAATIGALRRQDLLDYIDARYQPQEIVVAVAGSFDQRALERTIAREFGRRRPSSPQPHVRRAPEILGGVVMQQKKLEQVHLCIGMKGISAGHPDRYAAYVLNSVLGGSVSSRLFQEVREKRGLAYSIYSFLSGYSDGGTITVYAGTRQKEVERVLDVIRREIRRMAANGITRDELKRTKDQMKGSLMLSLESSHSRMNKLAKDEMIKGKHTSLDDMTRAIDAVTFKQMERVAQELLDERSMAITGLGPLSARQLQLAR; this is encoded by the coding sequence GTGTATCGCAAACTCATTCTGGAGAACGGGGTCCGCTTGGTCAGCGAGCGGATCCCCACTCTCAAGTCGGTCACCGTCGGCATTTGGGTCAACGCCGGATCGCGTGACGAGCAGCCGGCACAAGCCGGATATTCCCACTTCATCGAACACATGTTTTTCAAGGGGACGACCAGCCGGTCGGCCACCGACATCTCGCGCGAGATCGATGCGCTGGGCGGCGAGATGAATGCCTTTACTACGCGCGAGACCACCACGTTTTATGTGAAAGTGCTCGACCAGCATCTGCCGAAGGCCCTCGACCTGCTCTCCGATCTCTTGCACCGCTCTAAATTCGCTCCGAAGGATATCGAAAAAGAAAAACAGGTGGTGTTGGAAGAGATCCGCATGGTGCAGGATGATCCGGAAGATCTTGTCCAGGAGCTCCACACCGGCCAGGTCATGGGCCGTCATCCGTTGGGCCGTCCGATTCTTGGGCGGGCAGCGACGATCGGGGCGTTGCGGCGGCAGGATCTTCTCGATTACATCGATGCGCGATATCAGCCGCAGGAGATTGTCGTCGCGGTGGCGGGAAGTTTTGATCAGCGAGCGCTTGAGCGGACCATTGCGCGCGAGTTCGGCCGTCGTCGTCCGTCATCGCCGCAGCCGCATGTGCGCCGTGCGCCGGAGATTCTCGGCGGCGTGGTGATGCAGCAAAAGAAATTGGAGCAGGTTCATCTCTGCATCGGCATGAAGGGCATATCTGCCGGCCATCCGGATCGGTATGCCGCGTATGTGTTGAATAGCGTGCTGGGCGGGAGTGTGAGTTCGCGCCTGTTTCAGGAAGTCAGAGAAAAGCGGGGACTGGCCTATTCGATCTACTCCTTTCTTTCCGGCTATTCAGACGGCGGGACCATCACCGTGTATGCGGGAACGCGCCAGAAAGAAGTCGAGCGGGTGCTCGACGTCATTCGCCGCGAGATTCGTCGCATGGCTGCCAACGGCATCACGCGGGATGAGTTGAAGCGAACGAAGGATCAAATGAAGGGCAGCCTGATGCTCAGCTTGGAGAGTTCGCATAGCCGGATGAATAAGCTGGCGAAGGACGAGATGATCAAAGGCAAACACACGTCACTCGATGACATGACGCGGGCCATCGATGCCGTCACATTCAAGCAGATGGAGCGAGTCGCACAGGAACTTCTTGACGAAAGATCGATGGCTATCACCGGTCTTGGGCCTCTGTCTGCGCGCCAACTCCAGCTCGCGAGATGA
- a CDS encoding response regulator transcription factor has translation MHKPRVLLADDHALIIEGFKRILEGRYDLVGTAADGRALIESAKALQPDIIILDVSMPLLNGIDAAAHLKKVCPMAKLIFVTMHADTEYVRSAFEAGASAYVLKRSAVDELEQAIRAVLAGHSYITPLITKDLLAVFLATPSEKANGAGGLTLRQKEVLQLLTEGRTAKDIANVLNISPRTVEFHKGQILELLQLENTADLIKYALSHGIVTPT, from the coding sequence GTGCATAAACCCCGCGTTCTGCTGGCCGACGACCACGCGCTCATCATTGAAGGCTTCAAACGTATTCTGGAAGGCCGGTACGACCTTGTCGGCACCGCCGCAGACGGTCGCGCACTGATCGAGTCGGCCAAAGCCCTTCAGCCGGACATCATTATACTCGACGTGTCGATGCCCCTCCTGAACGGCATTGATGCGGCTGCCCATCTTAAAAAAGTGTGCCCGATGGCCAAGCTGATCTTCGTCACGATGCATGCGGACACGGAATATGTTCGCTCTGCGTTTGAAGCCGGCGCCTCTGCCTATGTCCTGAAACGATCAGCGGTCGATGAGTTGGAGCAGGCGATCCGAGCGGTCCTTGCCGGGCACTCGTATATTACCCCGCTCATTACCAAGGACCTCCTGGCCGTCTTTCTCGCCACCCCATCCGAAAAGGCCAATGGCGCCGGCGGCCTCACTCTGCGGCAGAAGGAAGTTCTTCAACTTCTTACCGAAGGGCGCACCGCCAAAGACATCGCTAATGTGCTGAACATTTCACCGAGAACCGTTGAATTCCATAAGGGGCAAATCCTGGAACTCTTGCAGTTGGAGAATACGGCTGACTTGATCAAATATGCGCTGTCCCACGGAATTGTTACCCCCACCTAG
- the mutS gene encoding DNA mismatch repair protein MutS has protein sequence MSDHDASPLMRQYREIKRGYEHAILFFRVGDFYEMFYQDAQEASRILSIALTSRDKNSPNPVPLCGVPYHAATGYIAKLLKAGRTVALCEQVEDPKLAKGLVRREVVRLYTPGTLVETEFLSPVESNFLAAVAVSSTAKPQPVIGLAMLEVSTGEFWIAEFQGDQAQTQTLDELARLDPREILFAPTADRRDRAWLDQMKGIRLCERDASTFDAERAARLLQEQFHIHSLEAFGCQGLTAGIGAAGAVLNYFRDTQPNAPLDYIRRPRVRRISDAMHLDSVTIRNLELLKPMGAFDDGHSGKPATLLSVLDRTVTAMGSRLLRQWLVRPLIHSDAIQARLDAVGELKDRIAARVALRAALRTVQDLSRLSGRIVLGVAGPRELLALKDSLAALPEIATQLTPLLSPQLAEAREAWDDGRDLAELIEQALQPEAPMSLRDGGVIRDGYHADVDELRKANTEGKHWIAALEAKERERTGIDSLKVRYNQVFGYYIEITKANLARVPADFIRKQTLVNAERFMTPELKELEERVTGAEVKLLALEQDLFAQLRTTLAGHADRLQEMAGKLALIDVLAGLAETAALNQYAKPVINEGGLIDIRGGRHPVVERLTEEMAFVPNDTFLNLDSHRLQILTGPNMAGKSTFLRQVALIVLLAQIGSFVPATAATIGVVDRIFTRVGASDNLASGHSTFMVEMVETATILHSATVRSLILLDEIGRGTSTYDGLSIAWAVAEYIHDRRTLGARTLFATHYHEMTQLEQQRDGIKNFRVAVQERDGDVVFLRKIVAGGADRSYGIYVAKLAGLPQSVIARAQDVLVQLERPEAAQIAESAPHAEPAAAPLPQPHPLVEEVRQIDLFSMTPLDALNCLADLQRKATPSTKDAAS, from the coding sequence ATGAGTGATCACGACGCCAGTCCGCTGATGCGGCAATACCGGGAGATCAAGCGCGGCTACGAACATGCGATCTTGTTTTTCCGGGTGGGTGATTTCTACGAAATGTTTTATCAGGATGCGCAGGAAGCTTCGCGCATTCTTTCCATCGCGCTGACCTCGCGCGACAAGAACAGCCCGAATCCCGTCCCGCTCTGCGGCGTCCCTTACCATGCCGCCACCGGCTATATCGCCAAGCTGCTGAAGGCCGGGCGGACGGTGGCGCTGTGCGAGCAGGTCGAGGACCCCAAGCTCGCTAAAGGGCTGGTACGCCGAGAAGTCGTCCGGCTGTACACGCCCGGCACGCTCGTCGAAACCGAGTTTCTTTCTCCGGTCGAATCGAATTTCCTCGCAGCCGTGGCCGTGAGCTCCACAGCCAAACCACAACCCGTTATCGGATTGGCGATGCTCGAAGTCTCCACCGGAGAGTTCTGGATTGCCGAATTTCAGGGGGATCAGGCTCAGACGCAAACGTTGGATGAACTGGCTCGCCTCGATCCCCGTGAAATTCTGTTTGCGCCAACAGCCGACCGCCGGGACAGGGCCTGGCTCGATCAGATGAAAGGCATACGCCTGTGCGAGCGCGACGCGTCGACGTTTGACGCTGAACGAGCCGCTCGCCTGCTGCAAGAGCAGTTTCACATTCATTCGCTGGAGGCCTTCGGTTGTCAGGGCCTGACGGCGGGAATCGGCGCGGCCGGAGCGGTCCTGAACTACTTCCGCGACACCCAGCCGAACGCGCCGCTGGATTACATCCGTCGCCCGCGTGTCCGCCGGATCTCGGACGCGATGCATTTGGACAGCGTCACCATTCGCAATCTCGAGCTGCTGAAACCGATGGGGGCCTTCGACGACGGTCACAGCGGGAAACCTGCCACGCTGCTCTCCGTGCTGGATCGAACCGTCACCGCCATGGGAAGCCGCCTGCTCCGCCAATGGTTAGTCCGGCCGCTGATTCACAGTGATGCCATCCAAGCCCGACTCGATGCCGTCGGAGAATTGAAAGACCGGATTGCGGCACGCGTGGCATTGCGCGCGGCGCTCAGAACCGTGCAGGATCTCTCACGCCTGAGTGGCCGCATCGTTCTCGGCGTGGCGGGCCCCCGGGAACTCCTGGCACTGAAGGACTCCCTCGCCGCCCTTCCGGAAATCGCAACGCAGCTGACTCCGCTCCTAAGCCCCCAGCTCGCCGAAGCCCGCGAAGCGTGGGACGACGGGCGGGATCTCGCCGAACTGATCGAACAGGCCCTTCAACCGGAAGCGCCGATGTCCCTTCGAGACGGAGGCGTGATCCGCGACGGATACCACGCTGACGTGGATGAACTGCGAAAAGCCAACACCGAAGGCAAACACTGGATTGCCGCATTGGAGGCGAAAGAGCGTGAGCGGACCGGCATCGACTCCCTGAAAGTCCGCTACAACCAGGTGTTCGGCTACTACATCGAAATCACCAAGGCCAATTTGGCCCGCGTGCCGGCGGACTTTATTCGCAAGCAAACGCTGGTCAACGCCGAGCGATTCATGACCCCCGAGTTGAAAGAACTTGAAGAACGTGTAACGGGCGCCGAAGTGAAACTGCTGGCGCTGGAGCAGGATCTATTCGCCCAGCTTCGCACGACCCTCGCCGGCCACGCCGACCGCCTGCAAGAGATGGCCGGAAAACTGGCCTTGATCGACGTGCTGGCCGGGCTGGCGGAAACCGCCGCCCTGAATCAATACGCCAAACCCGTCATCAACGAAGGCGGGCTGATCGACATTCGAGGCGGCCGCCATCCCGTCGTGGAACGGCTGACTGAAGAGATGGCATTCGTGCCGAACGACACATTCCTGAACCTGGACTCCCACCGCCTGCAGATCCTGACCGGGCCCAATATGGCCGGGAAAAGCACCTTCCTTCGCCAAGTCGCCTTGATCGTCCTGCTCGCCCAGATCGGCAGCTTCGTCCCGGCGACGGCCGCGACCATCGGCGTGGTCGATCGAATCTTCACCCGCGTGGGAGCCTCGGACAATCTGGCCAGCGGCCACAGCACCTTCATGGTGGAGATGGTTGAAACCGCCACGATTCTTCACAGCGCGACCGTGCGGAGCCTGATCCTGCTTGACGAAATCGGGCGGGGCACCAGCACCTACGACGGGCTCAGTATCGCCTGGGCCGTTGCAGAATATATCCACGATCGTAGGACGCTCGGAGCCCGCACGTTGTTCGCCACGCACTATCATGAGATGACCCAATTGGAACAACAGCGTGACGGGATCAAGAATTTCCGGGTGGCGGTGCAAGAGCGCGACGGCGATGTGGTCTTTCTCCGGAAGATTGTCGCCGGAGGAGCGGACCGGAGTTATGGCATCTACGTCGCCAAGCTGGCAGGCCTCCCGCAATCCGTCATCGCGCGGGCCCAGGATGTCCTTGTGCAGTTGGAGCGACCGGAGGCGGCCCAGATCGCGGAGTCAGCCCCCCACGCAGAACCAGCCGCCGCGCCGTTGCCTCAACCGCACCCCCTGGTCGAGGAAGTTCGGCAAATCGATTTATTCTCGATGACGCCTCTGGATGCCCTCAACTGCCTTGCGGATCTCCAGCGAAAAGCGACCCCCTCGACCAAGGATGCCGCATCCTGA